One Nostoc sp. UHCC 0302 DNA window includes the following coding sequences:
- a CDS encoding VOC family protein, translating into MGIKLTNPMENKMSNINVSSKNMKLEVLVIPVSDVDRSKHFYETLGWRLDADFVTGKDFRVVQLTPPGSECSIIIGTGITSAVPGSVQGLHLIVYDIEATRAELVSSGIDIGEVFHDVGGIFHRAGTEGRATGPDPERRDYGSFASFSDPDGNGWLLQEVKMRAPGR; encoded by the coding sequence GTGGGCATCAAGCTCACCAACCCAATGGAGAACAAAATGAGCAACATTAACGTGAGTAGTAAAAACATGAAACTTGAAGTTTTGGTGATTCCCGTCTCGGACGTTGATCGATCCAAGCACTTCTATGAAACGTTGGGCTGGCGGCTGGATGCCGACTTCGTAACCGGTAAGGACTTCCGGGTGGTGCAGCTGACCCCTCCCGGCTCGGAATGCTCGATTATCATCGGCACCGGGATCACCTCAGCCGTGCCAGGATCAGTTCAGGGTCTACACCTCATCGTTTATGACATCGAGGCGACCCGCGCCGAGCTTGTCAGCAGCGGCATTGATATAGGGGAGGTATTCCACGACGTGGGGGGGATATTCCACCGAGCCGGAACCGAGGGACGGGCAACAGGCCCAGACCCGGAACGTCGCGACTATGGCTCGTTTGCCTCATTCAGTGACCCAGATGGCAATGGTTGGCTACTCCAAGAGGTGAAGATGCGGGCCCCCGGACGGTAA
- a CDS encoding cupin domain-containing protein, protein MSTEFSKSKVAIVGRGEDLSWFDTMLGEQMAIRVHSRDVGGAFTIIEARVPPFIGPPLHYHEDREEIFEVLEGRFRFHCAGEEFEVAPGTSVVVPRNSVHGWVNLGPGAARLLFTFVPGGIDEFFPQISQTPPEGWTDLGNQYDSLIVGDPLSVK, encoded by the coding sequence ATGAGCACCGAATTCAGTAAAAGCAAAGTTGCAATTGTCGGTCGGGGCGAAGACCTCAGTTGGTTCGATACAATGCTCGGTGAGCAGATGGCTATCCGCGTGCATAGCAGAGATGTTGGCGGAGCTTTCACAATCATCGAAGCACGCGTCCCGCCGTTCATAGGGCCGCCACTCCACTATCACGAAGATAGGGAAGAAATATTTGAAGTACTTGAAGGCAGATTTCGCTTTCACTGTGCGGGCGAAGAGTTCGAGGTCGCACCCGGAACATCGGTTGTTGTACCCCGTAACAGCGTACACGGGTGGGTGAACCTCGGGCCGGGAGCAGCTCGTTTGCTCTTCACCTTCGTACCTGGCGGAATCGACGAATTCTTTCCCCAAATCAGTCAAACGCCGCCCGAAGGTTGGACGGATCTTGGAAATCAGTACGACAGTTTGATCGTCGGAGATCCCCTGTCTGTCAAGTAA
- a CDS encoding DsbA family protein, with product MNQDSHLNQLFVPPSQRDRYQGTLNAPVILVEYGNYQCPQFREMHQLIQTIQQDFNSRLTEKNSICVVFRHFIEHSIYPQAQKAAEAAEAAGVQGQFWQMHEMLLTHQEALGNGYLVEYANDLGLDICQFLQDIFKQVHIDRINQDIASGHQSGVVTAPALFINGIRYSDRWNMEQLMAAIIAASNEVL from the coding sequence ATGAATCAAGATAGTCATCTTAATCAACTCTTTGTTCCACCTTCCCAACGCGATCGCTATCAGGGGACGCTCAATGCCCCCGTCATACTCGTGGAATATGGGAATTACCAATGTCCTCAGTTCCGGGAAATGCATCAGTTGATTCAGACAATTCAGCAAGATTTCAATTCCCGGCTGACTGAGAAAAATTCGATTTGTGTAGTGTTTCGTCACTTTATCGAACATTCAATTTATCCTCAAGCACAAAAGGCAGCAGAAGCAGCGGAAGCAGCAGGAGTGCAAGGTCAGTTTTGGCAGATGCACGAGATGCTGCTCACCCATCAAGAGGCGTTGGGAAACGGCTATCTCGTTGAGTATGCCAATGATCTAGGTCTCGACATCTGCCAATTTTTGCAGGATATCTTCAAACAAGTCCATATTGACCGCATCAATCAAGATATCGCAAGTGGTCATCAAAGTGGAGTAGTGACTGCACCAGCTTTGTTTATTAATGGAATTCGGTATAGTGATCGCTGGAATATGGAGCAGTTAATGGCAGCCATTATCGCTGCAAGTAATGAAGTGCTTTGA
- a CDS encoding response regulator transcription factor, whose product MSQSTAIRVLIVDDHSIVRQGLAAMIENEPDMTVVGQAGNGQEAIAQYRQLQPDVTLIDLRMPQISGVDAIVAICAEFAHARMIVLTTYDGDEDIYRALRAGAKGYLLKDAEPDALLNAIHIVHSGQQYIPSEVAAKLVQRMNIPELSDREQEVVCQMARGLSNQDIAAALNITESTVKFHINRILSKLGVSDRTQAVITALKRGLAKL is encoded by the coding sequence GTGAGTCAGTCTACAGCAATCCGCGTTTTGATTGTCGACGATCACTCGATTGTCCGGCAAGGACTGGCCGCGATGATTGAGAATGAGCCAGATATGACGGTGGTGGGCCAAGCGGGCAATGGGCAGGAAGCGATCGCTCAATATCGGCAACTACAGCCTGATGTCACCTTGATCGACTTACGAATGCCCCAGATAAGCGGTGTTGATGCGATCGTTGCAATCTGTGCTGAATTCGCCCATGCCCGCATGATTGTACTGACCACTTATGACGGGGACGAAGATATTTATCGAGCATTACGCGCCGGAGCCAAAGGCTATCTGCTCAAGGACGCGGAACCGGATGCACTCCTGAATGCGATTCATATCGTTCACAGCGGACAACAATATATTCCTTCCGAAGTCGCTGCCAAACTGGTGCAACGGATGAACATTCCAGAGTTGAGCGATCGAGAACAAGAGGTTGTTTGCCAGATGGCGCGTGGCTTGAGTAATCAAGATATTGCTGCGGCTTTGAATATTACTGAAAGTACTGTCAAATTTCACATCAACCGAATTCTGAGCAAATTAGGCGTAAGCGATCGCACTCAAGCGGTGATTACCGCACTAAAGCGGGGACTTGCCAAGTTGTGA
- a CDS encoding sensor histidine kinase gives MNSLALEFSDKSYGLITDISEQRSAALRERKRAEEASILEERNRMAREIHDTLAQAFTGILVHMGTVSRLVTSNPQAIQTHINIVRDLARSGLTEARRSVAALRPQSLEDGNLWTALERFVANMQSSTETSLSCDIIGTRYTLPPETENNLLRIAQEAFTNSIRYANAKEIRIELVYEPTQFFLRIKDNGQGFETNHTILNRGFGLLGITERAERIGAQLSIESRLGQGTETIVSVHREASV, from the coding sequence TTGAACAGTCTGGCTTTGGAATTTTCGGACAAGTCTTATGGTTTGATTACAGATATCAGCGAACAGCGAAGCGCTGCACTGCGTGAACGCAAACGTGCCGAAGAAGCCTCAATTTTAGAGGAACGCAACCGCATGGCACGCGAAATTCATGACACTCTCGCGCAAGCCTTTACGGGGATTCTGGTTCACATGGGAACCGTTTCTCGATTAGTGACCAGCAACCCCCAAGCAATTCAAACACATATTAATATCGTGCGAGATTTGGCTCGCAGTGGGCTGACAGAAGCTCGACGCTCTGTTGCAGCACTGCGTCCTCAATCCCTAGAAGATGGCAATCTGTGGACGGCACTGGAACGATTTGTAGCTAATATGCAATCTTCAACCGAAACCAGCCTGAGTTGTGATATTATTGGCACGCGCTATACCTTGCCCCCTGAAACAGAGAATAATCTTCTGAGAATTGCACAGGAAGCATTTACGAATTCAATTAGGTATGCGAATGCAAAGGAAATTCGGATTGAATTAGTTTATGAACCAACGCAATTCTTCTTACGAATTAAAGACAATGGACAAGGATTTGAAACCAACCATACAATCCTAAATCGGGGGTTTGGCTTACTGGGGATTACCGAACGAGCGGAACGCATTGGAGCACAACTCTCGATTGAGAGCCGACTGGGGCAGGGAACAGAAACGATCGTATCCGTACATCGGGAGGCATCAGTGTGA
- a CDS encoding transposase family protein: MILDYIQKYPLRTKQILGISYEQLQSLLNCALKRNRYIKAKQESHKIRINAAGGGRPEKLSTEEQVCLCLFYLRQMPTFQVLGMLFGVSKTEANDTFHDWIPIPRDILPASLLEQVSNNESDLLFVQEVLTNFRLLVDSLEQPIYRDSDQKEQQKYFSGKKRQHTLKSLIIGIPEGKDIVEVEVGVPGPTADIKLFRQSQNKFDKSQPFSGDKGFQGGENITTPHKKKPKRELTQQQKDENKALSSNRIFIEHLIRLLKIFRIASQRFRLKLETYEQIILTVCGLVRLRIGSLVLPT; this comes from the coding sequence ATGATTTTAGATTATATACAAAAGTATCCACTACGAACAAAACAGATTTTAGGGATTAGTTACGAACAATTGCAATCACTGCTAAATTGCGCCTTAAAACGAAATCGATACATCAAAGCTAAACAAGAGAGTCATAAAATTAGAATTAATGCGGCTGGTGGTGGTCGTCCCGAAAAGTTATCAACCGAAGAACAAGTATGTTTATGTCTATTTTATCTAAGACAGATGCCAACATTCCAAGTATTAGGAATGCTATTTGGTGTTTCCAAAACCGAAGCTAATGATACATTTCACGACTGGATACCAATTCCTCGTGATATATTACCTGCTAGTTTATTAGAACAAGTATCAAATAATGAAAGTGATTTACTATTTGTTCAAGAAGTATTAACAAATTTTAGGCTATTAGTCGATAGCTTAGAACAGCCAATATATAGGGATTCTGACCAAAAAGAGCAACAGAAATATTTTTCTGGAAAGAAGAGACAACATACATTAAAAAGTCTGATAATTGGCATACCAGAAGGCAAAGATATTGTAGAGGTAGAAGTAGGTGTTCCTGGGCCAACAGCAGATATAAAATTGTTTCGTCAATCTCAAAATAAATTTGATAAATCTCAACCCTTTTCAGGTGATAAAGGCTTTCAAGGAGGTGAGAATATCACTACTCCTCATAAAAAGAAACCAAAACGAGAATTAACTCAACAGCAAAAAGATGAAAATAAGGCTTTATCTAGTAATCGGATATTCATTGAACATTTGATTCGATTACTTAAAATATTCCGCATAGCCTCACAAAGATTTCGCTTAAAGCTTGAGACGTATGAGCAGATTATTTTAACAGTTTGCGGATTAGTTAGGTTAAGAATTGGTAGCTTAGTTCTGCCAACTTAG
- a CDS encoding PAS domain-containing protein — MRTIVQSEPECVKLVAADGTLLDMNPAGLAIIEADSLEQVQGRSIYPLVVEEHRAARQALTERVFQGESGVLEFEMVGLKGTHRWLETHTVPLRDENQTVIALLEVTRDITKRKQAEQLLADYNRTLEQQVAQRTAALQQSQAELREREHELRVITDALPVCIIYVDADQRYRFANRTYEDWFHRSRGEILGKHICENLGEASYQVVQPYINQALAGQITTYEAEIPCEFGKKYISNSLIPDFDDNGQVKGYYKLVRNINLGKEKW, encoded by the coding sequence TTGAGAACGATTGTACAGTCCGAACCAGAGTGTGTGAAGCTCGTGGCGGCTGATGGTACACTTTTGGACATGAATCCAGCAGGACTCGCAATAATTGAGGCAGACTCTCTCGAACAGGTGCAGGGAAGATCAATTTATCCGCTTGTGGTTGAGGAGCACCGTGCCGCACGGCAAGCTTTGACAGAACGTGTCTTTCAGGGCGAGTCTGGGGTGCTAGAGTTTGAAATGGTTGGGCTGAAGGGAACGCATCGCTGGTTGGAAACCCACACTGTCCCCTTGCGAGATGAGAACCAAACGGTCATTGCGCTCTTGGAGGTGACACGAGATATCACTAAGCGCAAACAAGCAGAGCAACTGCTTGCGGATTACAACCGCACCTTAGAGCAACAGGTAGCTCAAAGGACGGCAGCTTTACAGCAAAGCCAAGCAGAACTGCGCGAGCGAGAACATGAATTACGAGTGATCACCGACGCTCTACCTGTTTGTATCATCTATGTAGATGCCGACCAGCGTTATCGGTTTGCCAACCGCACATACGAGGACTGGTTTCACCGTAGTCGAGGTGAGATTTTAGGCAAGCATATTTGCGAAAACTTGGGTGAAGCATCTTATCAAGTTGTACAACCGTATATCAATCAAGCACTGGCAGGGCAAATCACAACCTATGAGGCAGAAATTCCCTGTGAGTTTGGCAAGAAATATATCAGTAATTCCCTCATCCCTGATTTCGATGACAATGGTCAGGTGAAAGGATACTATAAACTTGTCCGAAATATTAACTTAGGAAAAGAAAAATGGTAA
- a CDS encoding serine/threonine-protein kinase PknK has protein sequence MIALPGIAIQSKIYESSNSLVYRGIRDDGVAIVVKILKLDYPSPQELTRYRQEYKITRFLNLEGVVKAYSQQDYQRTLAILLEDFGGESLEQWMHKRPDIFCPMPLSAFLGLAIASCDILGRIHAANVIHKDINPGNIVFNLDTGVVKIIDFGIATQFNRTNPTFKNHYVLEGTLAYLSPEQTGRMNRLLDYRSDFYSLGVTFYELLTGHLPFKTTDILELVHCHIAKQPPSPHEINTKIPKLVSDIILKLMAKNAEDRYQSAWGIKADLELCAYQLADIGQINSIKLGQQDVWDQFQIPQKLYGRDKEVAMLMAAFDRVASSQSYAGKTLEQEQNSNSTFFVEMMLVSGYAGIGKSALVQEIYKPITQKRGYFISGKFDQFGRNIPYSAIADALQKLMQQLLGEPDDQLQQWRSRLLTALGSNGQIIIDVIPEVELIIGKQIPVLDVGATEAQNRFNRVFRQFIRVFGSQEHPLVIFLDDLQWVDSATLNLVKLIMTDAQTQYLFLIGAYRDNEVNTSHSLTMVLEELKKEGATINQITLAPLGLNAIAQLIADTLHSDIGTINPLAELVLRKTGGNPFFVNEFLKTLYAENLLSFNLEHFSWQWNITHIESKNITDNVVELMLGKLKKLPPKTQQVLQFAACIGADFDLSTLSIICESSPVQLFAELVIAAQFGLIVPTSELDEELLVQDYKFLHDRVQQAAYALIDRSHKQVVHLQIGRNLLDNTLPERLSEQIFEIVDHFNHGIELITLQSKRDEIARLNLMAGQKAKAATAYEAAFKYFNVGLQLLNVESWQSAYDLTLALYSQAAEAAYLSGHFDEMERFVEEVLNHAKTVLDKVKAYDSQIQACLSQGNPKEALRIGLEVLKLLGIILVETPSQLDMQTGLEETASLLAGQEIEDLIDLPQMTDSVPLAAIYILASIVGAAFMVLPALMVLIVCKMVNLSVKNGNATWSPLSYAAYGLTLCGVVQNTGLGYRFGKLAILSSQLRYGERQFLMNRVR, from the coding sequence ATGATTGCTCTACCTGGTATTGCTATCCAAAGCAAAATATACGAAAGTTCTAATTCTTTGGTTTATCGGGGCATTAGAGACGATGGAGTAGCGATTGTAGTAAAAATACTAAAGCTTGATTATCCCTCACCTCAAGAACTGACCCGCTACAGACAGGAATATAAAATTACCCGTTTCCTTAACCTGGAAGGAGTGGTCAAGGCATACAGCCAGCAGGACTATCAAAGGACTCTGGCGATTCTCTTAGAAGATTTTGGGGGAGAGTCCTTAGAGCAATGGATGCACAAGCGCCCAGACATTTTCTGCCCAATGCCTTTATCGGCTTTTCTTGGTCTTGCGATCGCTAGTTGCGACATTTTGGGCAGAATTCATGCAGCTAATGTCATTCATAAAGATATCAACCCTGGAAACATAGTCTTTAATCTGGATACTGGGGTTGTCAAAATTATTGATTTTGGGATTGCCACCCAATTTAACCGCACGAATCCGACTTTCAAGAACCATTATGTTTTAGAAGGGACACTCGCCTACCTTTCTCCAGAGCAAACAGGACGAATGAACCGTTTGCTCGATTACCGCAGCGATTTTTACTCGCTTGGGGTGACGTTCTACGAACTGCTAACCGGACATCTGCCGTTTAAAACAACGGACATTCTTGAGCTAGTTCATTGTCATATTGCCAAACAGCCACCTTCACCTCATGAAATAAATACAAAGATTCCCAAACTCGTTTCAGATATCATTCTTAAACTGATGGCGAAAAATGCAGAAGATCGCTATCAGAGCGCTTGGGGAATCAAAGCGGATTTAGAACTGTGTGCTTACCAGCTAGCAGACATCGGTCAAATTAATAGCATTAAATTGGGTCAGCAAGATGTTTGGGATCAGTTTCAAATTCCCCAAAAACTATATGGAAGAGACAAAGAAGTTGCAATGTTAATGGCGGCTTTTGACCGCGTTGCTTCTTCACAAAGTTATGCAGGAAAAACTTTAGAACAGGAACAAAATAGCAACTCAACATTCTTTGTTGAAATGATGCTGGTATCCGGCTATGCCGGAATTGGAAAATCAGCATTAGTGCAGGAGATTTATAAACCAATCACCCAAAAGCGCGGCTATTTTATCTCTGGGAAATTTGACCAATTTGGGCGCAATATTCCCTATAGCGCGATCGCAGATGCTTTGCAAAAATTGATGCAGCAACTGCTTGGTGAACCAGACGACCAGTTACAACAGTGGCGATCGCGCCTACTGACAGCTTTGGGAAGCAACGGACAAATCATCATTGATGTGATCCCTGAAGTTGAACTGATTATTGGCAAACAGATACCTGTTTTAGACGTTGGTGCAACGGAAGCTCAAAATCGCTTTAATCGCGTGTTTAGGCAGTTCATTCGGGTATTTGGTTCACAGGAACATCCCTTAGTGATTTTTCTGGACGATCTTCAGTGGGTAGATTCAGCGACACTTAATTTAGTTAAGTTGATAATGACGGATGCCCAGACGCAATATCTATTTTTGATTGGAGCCTATCGAGATAATGAGGTGAATACTTCGCATTCACTCACGATGGTGCTGGAGGAACTCAAAAAAGAAGGAGCAACCATCAATCAAATTACGTTGGCACCGCTGGGATTAAATGCGATCGCACAACTAATTGCGGATACATTACACAGTGATATCGGTACAATCAATCCATTGGCAGAATTAGTATTGCGGAAAACAGGCGGAAATCCCTTTTTTGTCAATGAGTTTCTGAAAACGCTGTATGCAGAAAACTTATTAAGCTTTAACCTTGAACATTTCAGTTGGCAATGGAATATCACTCACATTGAAAGCAAGAACATCACAGATAATGTGGTGGAGTTGATGCTGGGCAAACTGAAAAAATTACCTCCAAAGACGCAGCAGGTTTTACAATTCGCTGCTTGTATTGGTGCTGATTTTGACTTAAGCACCCTTTCTATCATTTGTGAAAGCTCACCTGTCCAACTTTTCGCTGAACTGGTGATAGCGGCTCAGTTCGGTTTAATCGTGCCGACATCTGAGTTAGATGAAGAACTCTTGGTTCAGGATTATAAATTCTTGCACGATCGCGTACAACAAGCTGCCTACGCCCTAATTGATCGGTCGCACAAACAAGTAGTTCATTTGCAAATTGGTCGCAACCTTCTCGATAACACTTTGCCAGAGCGACTATCAGAGCAAATATTTGAAATTGTCGATCATTTCAATCATGGAATTGAACTGATCACTCTCCAATCCAAACGAGATGAAATTGCCAGATTGAATTTGATGGCAGGTCAAAAAGCAAAAGCTGCAACGGCTTATGAGGCGGCTTTCAAATATTTCAATGTGGGACTTCAACTGCTTAATGTTGAAAGCTGGCAGAGTGCCTATGACCTAACTTTAGCCTTATACTCACAAGCAGCAGAGGCGGCATACCTCAGTGGTCACTTTGACGAAATGGAGAGATTCGTAGAAGAGGTACTCAACCACGCTAAGACAGTCCTTGACAAAGTGAAAGCTTACGATAGCCAAATTCAAGCGTGTTTGTCACAGGGCAATCCCAAGGAAGCACTTAGGATTGGATTGGAAGTACTGAAACTCTTGGGAATCATCTTAGTAGAAACTCCAAGCCAGTTAGATATGCAAACAGGATTGGAGGAAACGGCTTCACTGTTAGCTGGGCAGGAAATCGAAGACTTGATCGATCTGCCGCAGATGACCGATTCAGTACCTCTGGCAGCAATCTACATTCTGGCGAGTATTGTTGGTGCTGCTTTTATGGTGTTACCAGCACTGATGGTGTTGATTGTGTGCAAAATGGTAAATTTATCGGTCAAAAATGGTAATGCAACTTGGTCACCCCTCAGTTATGCTGCCTATGGACTGACGCTGTGTGGAGTAGTGCAAAATACTGGACTCGGTTATAGATTTGGCAAATTAGCTATACTATCATCCCAGTTGAGATATGGGGAACGCCAGTTTTTGATGAACAGGGTAAGGTAG
- a CDS encoding acyltransferase yields MNNLKNFSKLKRFQQLLLTTILGDAPTIFGGVKLRNLLYSTIFSQIGSSVYIQDGVEFISADAIEIGNGVYIFKGVRIDAKGHENNRIHLENGVILERNVLIGTLNNTFIHIGQDTFIGPSVCISGPGNIKIGKHCLIAAHTAIYANNHNFADPTEPIKYQGITCKGIVIEDDCWLGHGVKVLDGVTIGRGSVIGAGAVVTKDIPPFSVAVGVPARVIKSRDGKQIFKSTESNLLT; encoded by the coding sequence ATGAATAATTTGAAAAATTTTTCAAAGTTGAAGCGGTTTCAACAACTTTTGTTGACCACTATTTTAGGCGATGCTCCAACAATTTTCGGCGGCGTAAAGTTACGTAATTTGCTATATTCCACTATTTTTTCCCAGATAGGTAGCTCAGTTTATATTCAAGACGGTGTTGAATTTATTAGTGCTGATGCTATTGAAATTGGGAATGGAGTCTATATTTTTAAAGGTGTTCGTATAGATGCAAAAGGACATGAAAACAATAGAATTCATTTAGAAAATGGAGTTATCCTTGAGCGTAACGTTCTAATCGGGACACTAAATAACACTTTTATTCACATTGGGCAAGATACTTTTATTGGCCCTAGCGTTTGTATTAGCGGCCCTGGAAATATCAAAATTGGCAAGCACTGTTTAATTGCAGCCCACACTGCAATATATGCCAATAATCATAACTTTGCAGATCCGACAGAACCAATTAAATACCAAGGTATTACTTGTAAAGGAATCGTGATTGAGGATGACTGTTGGCTAGGACATGGGGTGAAAGTATTAGATGGTGTCACCATTGGTAGAGGCAGTGTTATTGGTGCTGGTGCTGTTGTCACTAAAGATATTCCCCCATTTTCGGTAGCTGTGGGTGTACCTGCACGAGTAATTAAAAGCCGTGATGGTAAACAAATTTTCAAATCTACAGAATCAAATTTATTAACTTAA
- a CDS encoding universal stress protein: MKRILLCTDGSSFSQSSYQYAAWLAPRMTAAIEVLYVTDIRTQKTVGTVDWSGSIGIDASKELLNKLVDLEHEKAKLNHQKAKLILQNAEHFFATSGVSDVKFTHHTGFLVDSLHEFEAQADLIILGKRGENAEFASGHLGANLERVVRSSHKPCLVTSHNFQPIDKILLAYDGGKSCQKALQFLVESPAFKDMELHLLTVAKKQEDEAAMSHLQTAEIKARTAGFAPICQIIHGEAEKVISNYVEAQNINLLIMGAYGHSRIRHLVIGSTTAQMLRSSHIPVLLFR; this comes from the coding sequence ATGAAAAGAATTCTTCTCTGCACTGATGGATCTTCTTTTTCTCAAAGTAGCTATCAGTATGCTGCGTGGTTAGCTCCCCGGATGACTGCTGCAATTGAGGTACTTTACGTCACAGATATCCGCACACAGAAAACGGTTGGAACAGTTGATTGGAGCGGAAGTATTGGCATTGATGCTTCTAAAGAACTATTAAATAAGTTAGTAGATTTGGAGCATGAAAAAGCAAAACTCAACCATCAAAAAGCAAAACTCATCCTCCAAAATGCTGAACATTTTTTTGCAACCAGTGGAGTTAGTGATGTGAAATTTACTCATCACACTGGTTTTTTGGTTGATAGCCTCCACGAATTTGAAGCACAAGCAGATTTAATCATACTTGGGAAACGAGGCGAAAATGCTGAGTTTGCTTCAGGACATCTCGGCGCTAACTTAGAGCGTGTGGTGCGTTCTAGTCATAAACCTTGCCTTGTGACATCACATAACTTTCAGCCAATAGATAAGATACTACTAGCTTATGATGGCGGTAAGAGTTGTCAGAAAGCTTTGCAGTTTTTGGTGGAATCACCTGCTTTTAAAGACATGGAACTTCATTTGCTCACTGTAGCAAAGAAACAGGAAGATGAAGCAGCCATGTCTCACCTGCAAACTGCTGAAATAAAAGCACGTACAGCAGGCTTTGCACCAATTTGTCAGATAATACATGGCGAAGCAGAAAAGGTTATATCTAACTACGTAGAAGCCCAAAACATCAATTTACTGATTATGGGAGCCTACGGACACAGCCGGATTCGGCACTTAGTCATTGGCAGTACTACAGCCCAAATGCTACGCAGCAGCCATATTCCTGTTTTGCTGTTTAGGTAG
- a CDS encoding SulP family inorganic anion transporter yields the protein MNTTVLKREWFSNTKADILAGTVVALALIPEAIAFSIIAGVDPKVGLYASFCIAVVTAFAGGRPGLISAATGAMALVMITLVKEHGLQYLFATTILTGVIQIICGWLKLGRQMKYVPRAVMIGFVNALAILIFMAQLPQLVGVSWQVYIMLAVALAIIYLLPRFTKVVPSPLVAIVVLTAFSMITGIKVPTVGDMGELPTTFPLFSLPTIPLNYETFSILFSYALPLAVVGLLESLLTASLLDELTDTPSDKNREAIGQGVANIVAGCFGGMAGCAMIGQSVINIKSGGRSRLSTLCAGVFLLFFILVLGNWVRQIPMASLVAVMIMVSIGTFSWSSIKNLNRIPRGETAVMITTVLFTILTHNLAIGVAVGVVFSSVLFARSIAKVVFIDTVISVDKTSRIYSVVGQLFFVSVEEFLAAFDFKEELERVKIDLTHAHIWDQSAVAAIDKVVMKFRRNGAEVDIVGLNEASATLIEKLAIHDKPDALENLNNH from the coding sequence TTGAACACAACAGTTTTGAAGCGAGAATGGTTCTCCAATACTAAAGCAGACATCCTAGCAGGTACTGTAGTAGCCCTAGCACTAATTCCAGAAGCGATCGCATTTTCCATTATTGCAGGTGTCGATCCAAAAGTTGGGCTGTACGCCTCGTTTTGCATAGCAGTGGTGACAGCCTTTGCTGGGGGTCGTCCTGGGCTGATTTCAGCAGCAACAGGAGCGATGGCGCTAGTAATGATTACATTGGTAAAAGAACATGGGTTGCAATATCTGTTTGCAACAACGATTCTGACTGGAGTGATTCAAATTATTTGCGGCTGGCTCAAACTAGGCCGCCAGATGAAGTATGTACCACGAGCCGTAATGATTGGCTTTGTTAATGCTTTAGCAATTTTAATTTTTATGGCTCAACTGCCACAACTTGTTGGGGTGTCTTGGCAAGTTTATATTATGCTTGCTGTGGCTCTTGCCATCATCTACTTGTTACCCAGGTTTACAAAAGTTGTACCTTCGCCCTTAGTTGCGATCGTTGTTTTAACAGCATTTTCCATGATTACAGGGATAAAGGTTCCGACAGTAGGTGACATGGGCGAATTACCTACTACATTCCCGTTGTTTAGCTTACCGACAATTCCATTAAACTATGAGACATTCTCGATTCTTTTTTCCTACGCATTGCCTTTGGCTGTAGTGGGTTTACTAGAGTCATTGTTAACAGCCTCACTACTTGATGAACTAACCGATACCCCCAGTGATAAAAATAGAGAAGCTATAGGTCAAGGTGTTGCGAATATCGTAGCTGGATGCTTTGGCGGGATGGCGGGATGTGCCATGATTGGGCAGTCAGTCATCAACATTAAGTCTGGAGGGCGCAGTCGTCTTTCTACTTTATGTGCTGGAGTGTTCTTGCTGTTCTTCATTTTGGTGTTAGGTAACTGGGTGCGACAAATACCAATGGCATCCTTAGTTGCAGTGATGATTATGGTTTCTATTGGAACTTTTAGTTGGTCATCTATAAAGAACCTAAACCGTATACCGAGAGGTGAAACTGCTGTCATGATTACGACAGTTTTATTTACGATACTCACACACAATCTAGCAATTGGAGTTGCAGTTGGTGTAGTGTTTAGTTCAGTCTTATTTGCCCGCAGCATTGCTAAGGTTGTATTTATAGATACAGTTATTAGCGTCGATAAAACTTCTCGCATTTACAGCGTTGTAGGTCAACTTTTCTTTGTATCAGTAGAAGAATTTCTCGCTGCTTTTGATTTTAAAGAAGAATTGGAACGTGTGAAAATTGACTTAACCCATGCCCACATTTGGGATCAATCAGCAGTTGCAGCTATAGATAAGGTAGTGATGAAATTTCGTAGGAATGGTGCAGAAGTAGACATTGTAGGACTAAATGAAGCAAGTGCGACATTAATAGAAAAGCTAGCTATTCACGATAAACCAGATGCGCTGGAAAATTTAAACAACCACTAA